CTGGGCTGATTTAAACACGTCATCCGGTTCAGGCTCGTGACGTCACGTCCGGAAGATTTATACACACAGCAGACATCCAGTTTACCATCATTTTAATACACTTTAATTCTAGATATTCTTCTAAAACTGTTGCATATCGAAAACTGTAACatcaaaaaaactattttataAACACAGAACTCAgtaatgatttgttttgtcCTATTGATGGCATCTACTTGTATATGGGAGTATTTGTATCCTGCTAAGGATGCATTGGCTATCGGCCTATCATGCAAAGAACACTTTTTTACAATTTGATTGTAAAAAGGTAGGGTATTCGAGAAAAGATTGGTCTTCCATGAGGTCAGTAGGTAAACACTGGCCATCTGTGTTTACAACGCTGCTTCACTGATTATTAAGCCCATCCTATAAATGGGCGTATCGATGCGGTAAATCCCGCCCCCTTAAAACATTTTGGGGCTTTTGGTTGGACATATTCATTAACAGCATCCTATCAGTGTTTAGACATTAATCTCCGCCTACAGATAAAGCTGCTGTGCCCCCTCCCTCTTCATGATGGCCTGCCCCTAACAAGGGACACAAAAACAATTCGGGATACAAAGAATTGTACACTGCGAGACACTGGGATCCCTCAAAATACATCGTATTCTCGGCTGAATACTTAACGTACAGTTGCAGTCTCTTGACAGCTGTAGAGATGGTCTCGCCTGTCACTGTGGTAAGCTCTTTTCACATAAAGGTATCGTTGTCAAAAACTTTAGGCTATGCCAAGCAATCATTTCATATCCGAGGCAGCCTAGTATTGATTTGATGAAGATATCGACGCGTTTTGAGGGGAtgggtaggctaggctagatgTTGCACAGACGACAAGCTTTTATCCTAGattttatatagcctatttctGTAGCTGTAAGTCTTCTTCGCGTGGGCTAACTAtgattaattatttatttgtgttatgCTATTCTCTGTTGTTGATCATACTCAAGATTAAACGGTTGCCTAACCGTCAAAGCAGTCTGCAGCCTATCCAAGACTATCTGGGTAAACAGTGAACACGTGATAATTAGGaagcatgtctttttttcagactcacaatagacaatgtgctTGTTTATGATAAGAAATAGGATGTCAAATTGAGTCATTTTATTCCTGTTCCCAAATAAGATACCACGTGTGCTTGATAGCCATATGATTTCAGTGGTTCGTGACCACCAGCCGATTCTTTATCCTTATGGCTACTGATGGAGTCGGTTTAAACAAGCTATTCCAGGCACTTGTCTCATACGTCAGTGTTCCTTTTCAGTTTAGGCCTACGTTAACATAGTTTTAGGTTTCCAAAAGTGAGGCTATGATTTGTGAAACACTGTAATCTACAATACTCAATATTGTTCTAGAAGCCATCGTGTCTCAGTTGTTTCACGATGCGTTGGCTAAACTGAAAGGAAATTCCATCACATGAGGAggtttttgtctctttttgtttAGCTTTTGGCAACGCATGCGCGATGTGTGTGGCCCATGCGCTTTTGAAGTCCTATAATTTAAGTCCTGTCAGAATTATGTCTTGCAAGCAAGGTCGTCGTTGCAGTTCACACGCACAACGACAATAGCCTAAAATTAACAATTACGCATAAGCAGCAATCCGCACAAATCCAGTCTCATTAGCAGCAACTACCGTCTTTTTGATCTTTAGTAAAGTGAAAGAAGTTATAGGCCTAGTGAAAGTCTTATTGATGAGCCCCCTGGTTTCTTAAGCCATTGTAATTCATGTCTTTGAACTCTTTTGTAAGCACCACGAATTGGCAATCCTTTTCGAGCAGACCCTAGAGCTTCTGAACAGCTGACTTTATTGTAGCTTATCACACCACGAACGAGGGATAGGTTGTGTTTATTGTTGAATAATTACATGGTTATATTCAATTTCTCCTTTCTCCCTAATGATTAGGCCTGTAGTGACACCTAAGGTAGTTTAAGTTTTAAAACGTTTATttgttcacatacagtaatggTGCCCAGCACCTACCCTTGTCAGCTGTGGTTGACCCTGAAATGTAGGAAATGTGATGTTGAATGTGTAACATTTCTGTAAGTGTTGAAAACAGTGGACATAGTGTTCCAGAGCTGTTCTCAGGGAACGAAAAACAAGAAATATCAGCTTCACTTCTCTCCCACTGGGTTGAAAAAGAACACATGACTAGCAAGGAAAGGGATATCTAACACCTCTGGGAAATATTGCTCCAGGAGGGTTTGAATGAATGCACTAAAGCCTGTGTCAGATCGGATTATTAATAATTCAGATAGCCTTATCAGaagacttttcttttttttttcagaattgcCAGGAGGCAAAGGCAGAAAGATTATGCATGGGTCCAACATAATGGAATGGTATATTATTTTAGCAGTGTGGCACATCGAGATGTTTGTtggtatttttatttatttatttttttgccagGAGGCTCTTGAAAGCCGAGAAAAGCCGTGCATGTAATGGCTAACTCATAACACTTAATGGACCTTTATTCTCAGCTAACTGGCCATACATTACTTCCTTATGCACCCAAAACAAACCTGCAGGCAGAGTTgctctactgtatgtaatgaGCTTTTTAATGGCTGGAGTTAAAGAGCTGCTTGTGAGGGCTGTGCGTGGGCTCCTCCCGGGGCCAGGGGCTGAGTCCACATGATGGGCCGGTGTGCTGCTCCGCTCATCAGGGCCCCATGGCCACATCTGGGCAGATGACCTAGAAAACACTTCCTTGCTGTGGTGAGGGCAGTGGCGCTGTTCATGAAAAACAGTCAAGAGCAaatctgatctctctctctctctctctctctctctctctctctctctctctctctctctctctctctcgctctctctctctttctctcacatgtCTTTATTGCTTCTGTAGATATATAACATGCGTTTCGCTCGTCTTCGGAACATGTCTCCACACTTGAAGCAATATGTGGGTAGTACCCACTACCCTGACTTAAGTCATACATGTCACTAAATGCCAGTGTTGAAGTTTAGTATACTTCATTTGCAGCCATGTTTGAGGTCAGCCCAGTCTCTCCTAATGCCCACGCTGTGTAACTGTCCCTGCCCTGCAGGCTCCATCACAGCAGCTGTTCAATGGAAGGCTCTGGATGCTGGGCCAGGCATAGACTCAGTACAtccccctccctacacacacacacacacacacacacacacacacacacacacacacacacacacacacacacacacacatgcacaggcccGGGGTCAAACTGCACAACTCCACTGGCTTATTTGTGATGAGTCAGAGTATAGTGTAAAAAGCTTCCCTGTGGAGTTCCAGAAAATTAGacttgtgcgtgtatgtatgtgtgcatgtgtgtgtgcgtgtgtgtgtgagcgtaaaATGATCCACTGTCATTTCATTTTTCACTTCCCTTAAGCTGAAAGAGACCTTTGTGACAGTCTCTAAAGAATTGAATGCACCTCAAGCATTAGCCACATAACTTCCTCATTAGTAATAGTACAGACCACCGTACCACTACTTTTAAGTAGTATACAAAGAGACTGCATTTTACCTATAAAATGCATTTTCCTTTGCTTGTTGCAGGCCCTGATATGTCGTAATTGCAGACGTTACTCCAGGTCGCGTTGCCTTGGCTTTTTTTTGGTTGTCTGACCTCAAGTACCCTCCCCTTTGCCACACAGAAACTGCTTTGCACAACAGAATCACTTCCCGAGAGCAGCTCTCCTGGCTCGTGCCTGTGGGAGATGTGTCCCATCTGCAGATGATTAAACGTTGTCAGACTAGAGCTCACTGCCAGGCCAGCCATTGAGATGTAGAACATTTCTGAGAGTGATTTATCTGGTGATGGCTACGCTGTCCAAAATACTGTATAACTTGTAATGAGTCACTGGTGTTTTCGTTGTCTGGTTTAATGGCTGAACTCTTTCTAGGTGAAGTCGGAAGGGCCGAAACTAGTGCCCTTCTTCAAGGCCACCTGTGTGTACTTCGTGCTGTGGCTGCCCACCTCCAGTCCTTCCTGGTTCAGCGCTCTCATCAAGTGCCTGCCCATCTTCTGCCTGTGGGTCTTTCTGCTGGCGCACGGCATCAGCTTTTTAGGTGCCCATTCCAGTGCCCGAAAGATCTTCGCTGGACTCATTTTCTCCGCTCTGGGAGATGCCTTTTTAATCTGGCAGGAGCAGGGCTACTTCAGCCATGGtgagtttgtttattatcatttACGTACTGTGTTTTGTGTCTATGAAATCTATGCTGGGTAGATAGCTGCTTAtctatcttatcttatctacTCTTCTTAATTTCCAGTAATATCATGTGTAAATGTTTCTAGTCCTTGTCTGAAATTTCATGAGTCTTTAATCATGTGGAAAAATACAGTAATTGCTCGTATAATTACATAATTACAGCAAGAGTGTGCAAAGATATGCAATAAGCCTGATTCCCCACTGATCTTATCTTCTCTGTCGGCCTTTGATGGCATCTTCAGGCCTTCTGATGTTTGCCATCACCCACATCCTCTACTCCTCCGCCTTCGGCATGAAGCCCCTGAACGCGATGGCGGGCCTGGTGATCGGGGCTGTCTCGGCGGTCAGCTACGCGCTTCTCTACCCCTACCTGTCCGGGCCGTTCACCTACCTGGTGGCCGTGTACATCGGCCTGATCGGCTTCATGGGCTGGCGGGCCATCGCGGGCGTGCAGCTGGCCAACGACCTGTGGACGTGGACCAAGCTGTCGGCGTGCCTGGGCGCCGTGCTCTTCATGGTGTCCGACCTGACCATCGCCGTCAACAAGTTCTGCTTCCCCGTGCCGCACTCGCGCGCCATCATCATGGCCACCTACTACGCCGCGCAGATGCTCATCGCGCTCTCCGCCGTCGAGTGCCAGGATGCCGACATGGCCAGGAAACGAGCGTGAGAtgacccccaaaccccccccccccacccctcccgccAACACTGCCCCAGCACCCAAGCTTCGTCTGCCACCCACCTCATGCCCgcctgagagggggggggggggggggggggggcaacataCCTCCCTGCCTATTATCGATAGTCTCCTCTGATTCCTCTCTCTGAGGTCTTTGCATCGCGCTGCTCTCCTCGATGTCTCCTCAGCTGCTTTCATGTTTGTTGTGGGTCCGGATAAGCCCGTTGTAGGATGCTGTTGGATGCATGACGTGGGCATTCCTGTACTTTAGGCTGCACTTTTAGTGTCTAAACGTATCCTAATTCAAATCTCCGAACCCCTCACCGTTAGTGCCCCTGTCACACCACGCTCACCCTATAGTCGTTCAGGAGTGGCACCCCGCCtatggcaccccccccccccccctccccccacacacacacacacacacacacacacacacacacacacatgcacgctcagTCAAACTtgcatgaacatgcacacacacactcatacacacgcagacacgaacacacacactcatgcagacgcatatacacacacacacacacacacacacacacacacacgcgcatgctcTCAGGTGGTAGCTAAGTATCTGATGTGGAGTAGTATCCTCACGTTTCTCTGAGTCTCTCACATTTCACTTCACATAACGCGTCTGCCTTCTGGGAGAACAGTTCATCCAGTTAGGCCTGGTTGTGCCGGTTTTTATCCTACCTGTAGTATTACAAGACATGATTAGTGATTTGAGAGTGCTAGTTATGGGTTGAATGAACGCACATATTTTAAATGCTGAAAAAAGATACATGTCCTGTCTTCTTATGTCCCGAGCTGAAAGTTGTTCTGCAAGGCTCTGTCGCATGCTTTCTTTAGCTGATGTGGTCAGTACGGTCAATCTGTTTCCCCCACTGCTGCCAAGCTATCTCTAAAATGCTGGAGAATATTCCTGAATAGGCCTACCTTCTTcctaatgtttttgtttattagaGGGTTCTGATGGTGCCCCTATATGCCcgtatgtgtgttgtttttagcCGACCCAAACGCGACAGGACAGTGAAAACACAGACCCGTGTTGATAAGTAACAGTGTTACAGTGTTGCAGCTTTCACTTTCTCGCCTTGGAATCCTGCATTCACtctgcccccccacaccccacccctaaaaagggaaaaaaggacaTTTACAAAAATGCGCACACATCATGGCCCCACTCCCTCCGAGTGCAGACCATTCTTAGTTTTACCCTTCAATGCAATGCAACGTCGGTATTAGCCACTACAGCTTCTtctaaatgtatttttgtttatCAATGTGCAAACcatgttaaaatgtattttgtatttacaCCAAATTGCTAAGAGACAAGAGATTGAGGTTCCTAAATGTCCGAGGGAGGATTGAGTGAAAAGCAAAGTACTGACCACTTCTGTGTTTCCTGTGTTCCTGGCAGGTCAGAGTCAACTCAGGGGACTCCCCAGACTCTCCCGATGGGTCATTGCATAGTTACTTTTGACCATGACGTTAGTGAGCAGGGTAAATGtttatattttgtaattgtaattTTTTGCCCTTAATATGCTCATGGTCATTTCTATGCCCTTACAGTTTTAGTGTATACTTCTAGAGCCAGAGCCAATATGCGTTGTGCCATGAGATTACAGAATTAGAAGACAGAAATACAAATGCTGGTGAACAGCATTACTACTACTAATGCTGCTTACTGTTATCACAGTACACGTTTGCTGTCAGTTGAGTTAAAAGTCACATCTTCAAGGAACCAATTGCTAATGAAGGAAGACtatcattgtttttttcttatttcattattttatgTCTACAAATGCATTTCCTGACAAATCCTCGAATCCTTCAGCTGTAACTTGTTGCATGCAGTGCAGTGTCTGCTGTTTGCAACTTTTATCTGTAAAGGGTCAtgacaaaagaaaaagagaacaaagaaacaaaaggaTGAATAACCttgatggaaaaaaaaggaataggCCTGTTGTGTGTTCAGCTGGAACCAGGCGTCAAATCTGTCAACAAAACAGGTGgacagtgcacacaaacacacaaacacttcacacAGCCGCCGACTATAGCAGCGCTACTGGCAAGAAGGGGCCGCTGACTTGACTTGCACAGACAGGGACAGCGGTGGACCGACAAACTGCTCCAACTGTCTCTTTGAAGATTACCCTTAgtccgactctctctctctctctctctctctctatctctctctctctctctcttctggatTGTCCCAGACTCCATGGAAAGCTGTGTCTCAATTGTGCCGAATTCACAAGTTTCTTAGTTCCCTTTACGCCCCCGGCCCCATTTCCCATTTCTATTCGAAgacatcagcaaaaaaaaatgttttttttttatctatttgtTTCTGCTGAGAGGCTCCActgcatttctgtctgtctggagcaacggtcctctctgtcctgtcagGCTGAAGCGGTCATCGGTTGTGTTTGCACTGGACATAAGCGCATCGTACTGTCTCCATTTTTAGAAGCTACATGCGGACTCTGAGAAAGAAAAGTGAACTCCCCCACAGTCACCATGTTGTTACATTGTGCTCTGTGCTTACGGCATGCGTGGATCAAATTTGAAAGTAGAGTAGGCTAAATTGTTGGTTTAGAGAGATGTGACATACAAGTATGCAGTTAGAATTTCTGAAATATCTGGTGTGGTAGGTTTAAACATTAAGATGATCTTGTTAGGCACACATGAGGCAGAAGTAGGTGTAGTTAAAGGGGAAGTAATTATACGTGAAATACATGTTTAATTAGTAACTGTCAAGCCCATTGTGGAACCCGTATGTATTTTATGTCATGGTTTGTTCATAAGTTAGCTCAAGTTTATATGGGATTACAGGAGAAAAAGGCTGACAATCTTTAGACGTGACATCCAAAGCATTTTCAAAAAGGATTCAAAAAATTCTAGGCAGTGGGAATCTTCCAAAGGAATCAATACAATGCACAGTAATCCCTTTGAGACTATGGCCCATCTAGAGAATGGAAATGTACTATGGTAGCTTATGGCTCTAAAGATAGACCTTGCTTGCACAGACGGATTAGTGTTACAATATTTTATCTATGTGAATCTTAAATGGGACAGAGCCAGTTTAAgggatacatttttttttttttttttttttttttttgcattgattaCCAATTGAGTATTCAAGAGACCCTCTGTTCAAGACCACTTCAATATTTATTTAGTGCAATAGAATTGTGTAGTGTATAGCCAGGTAGTTAAGTGCAGAAGGGCACCTTGGCTTTAGGCATTGAATTATTTACAAAACTAAATGCCATCTTTCTTGTCTCTGTTTGCAGAAATTAAACCAAAACACAGCCCTTGTCCCTGAGGGCTAGACAAAGGGCCACCGTTTTTACTGTTAGCAAGTTCCAGGCAGATGTGCACTGGGCAAATGCACAGCACCAGTAAAGGgaggtctagtgtgtgtgtgtgggggggggggggggggtggatgtagGGAAGCAAGGTGTCCTGTCAGGTCCCCCGTTCATCACAGCTGTCTCCTGTTCACTGGAGGGAGTCACTGATCGGTTtacctgcccctctctctcagcgctGGGCTCCTGCATGTGCTCTTTTGTGAGCACAGACAAAAAGGGGTCCCTGGAGAATAAGGAGAGTGCTCCACTGTGAAgatgagcactgtgtgtgtgtgtgtgtgtgtgtgtgtgtgtgtgtttgtgtgttgtgtgcatgcgcgtgtgtgtgcgttgtgtgcatgcgtgtgtgtgtgtgtcgtgtgcatgtgagtgagtgtgtgttggatgggGCTGACATATGAAACCCAGGGCCCAGATAACTGACAGCTCTCTGTTTCCTGAACCACACGGTGCACTTTCtgctgtgttttttctttttctgatttttttctttttttttctctctttttccaaaCCACTTCCTTTTGTGTGAGTAGTAGTACACGCTCATGATGCAGCCCATCCTCCTATTGGGGCAGTGCACATGGAGCTTATGAGTGAAAACAGTAGTCTTAGCATTTCTGGTTGTAGTACGGCTTACTGTTTGCTTGACTGCTAGACAGGGTAGTTGAAAGCAATGCAAAATGGTCTCTGGTGACTGAGCCGTGTATTCAGTTGCTtcacttgtgttttttttttttttttgcttgcaaATTCACttcaccatccacgacggtgtCTTTGATGaaatgctgtgtgctgtgtgtcaaaCTGACAGCAGCCTACTAAATGGTGTAATATCATGGAGTCATTGATTATTGATAATCATTTTATCAGTACATCATCTCCTGCTGTGATGTGACATTATGCGACTCAAATGCAATCACTTTATATCTGTATGGTGGGTGCATCTCTAACAAATACAGATAATACTTACCAAGTGTTCACGATAAGATAATGCTGACatgtattttttaaagaaaaatggCAAAAATCTGATTGATTGTTTCCTCCCACACTTTTAGTATCAACATGTCAAATTATGTATTACAAAGgttctttgaaaaaaaaaatcattagaTAATTTGTCAGGAAATTGGTTTTCAACTGTAGATTTTTCTTAGTTGTTGTTGAGTCTGTTCAATGTTATGCCTTATCGTTATTGACATCCTATTATTATGTTCATGTTTTCATCATGTAGACTTGAAGGACCATATTGTCCCTCTCCTGTAGTGAAACTGCTATGAATGTGATTAAATTGGGATGAGAAATAAATGCAAGTACAATGCAATCTGAAAATGTCTCCCTTCTGTGTGGTCCGTTTGTTCCCTTTTCTATTTCCCCTTATGAGACTCACTAGGGCAGAaactttctaatgaggagacacagcactcaaaaaATATtccatagacacatacacatacagtatcccaCCCCTATGAATACATTTGGCCAATCATGTGATGTGTGAATACATTGCAATTTGGACACCAAGTGGAGGGacttgcctaaaaggactttgACTAAAGGCCCTCGTTTAAATGAAAATTCACCGTGGTTTTAGGTTTTACTATGGTACCCCATGGTGATGATAATCACCATGCTCCATAGTACTACTATGGTTTATGCATAGTTCTTCACAAGTACCACCAAGGTTCCCCAATCAAATTTTTTCTACTCTGTTTCAACAGTGTTCACTATTGGAATTATTAAATAGTGTCACCCACTGATGGTTAAACAAAAATGATAGAGCCAATGCAGACACAGCAACAAAATAATAGTTTAATTTGTTATAACAACCTCTGATGACCTCTGTGACCTGGTCAATGCTGATACTCAGGCTGCCTTTGGACGGATCTTTAGTGATAAGTAATTCACTGCAATGGTCAATCACGACAGAATCTTTGTCTGTGGCATAGATGCTGATAAGTCTAGGGATGTCACGCCAGAGTAAAAA
This sequence is a window from Sardina pilchardus chromosome 10, fSarPil1.1, whole genome shotgun sequence. Protein-coding genes within it:
- the tmem86a gene encoding lysoplasmalogenase-like protein TMEM86A encodes the protein MVSPVTVVKSEGPKLVPFFKATCVYFVLWLPTSSPSWFSALIKCLPIFCLWVFLLAHGISFLGAHSSARKIFAGLIFSALGDAFLIWQEQGYFSHGLLMFAITHILYSSAFGMKPLNAMAGLVIGAVSAVSYALLYPYLSGPFTYLVAVYIGLIGFMGWRAIAGVQLANDLWTWTKLSACLGAVLFMVSDLTIAVNKFCFPVPHSRAIIMATYYAAQMLIALSAVECQDADMARKRA